TTCTGAAATCGAGCCGGTTCTCGTCGCCCGATTGCAGACTCACAGCAACACAGATGCGTTGCGAGGCCTTTCGGCCAAGCCGATTTTCCCTGCGGTGGTCTCACGCCGCCATACCGTTTTTGGGGGATGCATCTTGCGCAGTGATCCGGGCGATCACCCAAGGTCAAACCCTCACTCCCGCGGAGACAAATCGCGTGACGCTCTGGACACGTCCGTATACATTTGCGACAAAGGATACAAGCTGCTGCGTTCTCCGCCGTGCCGCACTGGTGCACACGGCGCCAACCGGCCTGCGCAACGACAGGATTCCATCCAATGTCATTGTCCGTCTGGGTCAGGATTCGCTTGCCACTGGCAATTTTCGTGGCCGGCGCGGTGCTATCGATCGCCCTTGCCGTCTCCGCCCGCCAGGAGATCGGGCGCAGTGCCCAGGCACGCTTCGACGCAACCGCGCTCGATCTGGCACGCAAGGTCGAAGCCCGCTTCGACGACTACATCGCCGTGCTGATCGGCCTGCGTGCCCGGTTCAATACCTCCGAAACCGTGGCGCGGAGCGACTTCACGGATTACGTCGCGGGGCTGAACCTGGCCAGCGCGTACCCCGGTTTCCAGGCCGTCAACTATGCGCCGCGCGTGTTGGCCGGCGACAAGCAGGCCTTCGAGCAACGGGTGCGCGGTGATGCCGACCTGACCGCCAGCGTGGCCTCCAGCTTCGCCATCAAGCCGCCCGGCGAACGGGAAATCTACTATCCGCTGGTCTACATCGAGCCGCGGGCTGGAAACGAGAGGCTGCTCGGCAACGACCTGGGCGCAATGCCCGACAGGGGAGACGCGCTCGAGCAGGGGCGCGACACGGGCGGGCTCGTCATGTCCGGCCGCAAAGTCCGCATCGCGGGGCGCGAGTCCGACATCGGATTGGCGATGCGGCTGCCGGTCTATCGTCCAAGGCAACCGCTCGACACGCTCGAGCAGCGGCGCAATGCCTATCTCGGCTCCGTGGGCGCGGGCTTCAGCGTGGCCGGGATGCTGGGCGATGTGGTGGGTGCCACGGCCGCGAGGACATTCCGGTTGCGCCTGATCGATGCCGGGCCGGGCCAGGGCGCGATCGGAACACGCGCCGAGACCAGGTTTGTCACGCCGGCCTCGTTCGGCGAGCAGCAATTGCTGTTCGACAGCGCGGCCTCTGCGAAGCCCGCCGCCGCGCCCGTGCGCAGCCTGGAACGTATGCTCGGATTCGAGCTGGGCGGCCACTCCTGGCTGGTGGAAATCGGCCAGGACGAAAACCAGGTCTTCGGTCCGCTCGACAAGGCCATTCCATGGTTCATCGTCTTCGGTGGGCTGGCCACCAGCATGCTGCTTGCGGGCATCGTCTTTTCGTTGACCACCTCGCGCAGCCGGGCCCAGGTGTTGGCGAACAAGATGACCGTCCACCTGCGCACCAGCGAGCGGCAGTTGGAGGAGGCCCAGCATCTGGCAAGCCTGGGCAGCTGGATCCTCGATCCCAAGACCGGAGCCCTGCAATGCTCCGAGGAAGCCCGGCGCATCCTGGGCTTCGAGACCGGCTCCTTGCGGTCGGACCTGCCCGCGTTGCTCTTGCGCGTTCCGGACGGGGACCGCGCCGCGGTCGAACAGCAGATCGCATGGGTCTCCGAGTCCAAGGAGCGCAGTGAATTCGAGCACCGTCTGTGCCTGCCCGACGGCACCGAACGCTGGCTCCACGTCATCGCACAGTCGGCCGAAGAAGATGGAAAGACGCTCGTGCGCGGCACCGTGCGCGACGCCACGCGGCCGCGCAAGGATGCGCTGCGCCAGAAGCTCGAGTACAAGATCGCCCGACTGCTTGCCGCCGATGGCAGGGCCGAGATGGTGATCACGCAAGCGCTGGAAGCCGTGTGCACCGACCTGCGCTGGGACTGCGGCGCGTTGTGGAGCGTGGGAGAGGACGGCGCGGTTCGCTGCGCCGCCGCCTGGCATGCCGACCACGCCCCCCAGGCATTGCGGCAATTCGTCTCCGACAGCCGATCGCTCGAGTACGGGGCCGACGAAGGCTCGCTGGGCCGCGCCTGGAAAACCACCGGCATCGTGCAAATCGACACGCTGGCGG
The Variovorax paradoxus genome window above contains:
- a CDS encoding bifunctional diguanylate cyclase/phosphodiesterase; the encoded protein is MSLSVWVRIRLPLAIFVAGAVLSIALAVSARQEIGRSAQARFDATALDLARKVEARFDDYIAVLIGLRARFNTSETVARSDFTDYVAGLNLASAYPGFQAVNYAPRVLAGDKQAFEQRVRGDADLTASVASSFAIKPPGEREIYYPLVYIEPRAGNERLLGNDLGAMPDRGDALEQGRDTGGLVMSGRKVRIAGRESDIGLAMRLPVYRPRQPLDTLEQRRNAYLGSVGAGFSVAGMLGDVVGATAARTFRLRLIDAGPGQGAIGTRAETRFVTPASFGEQQLLFDSAASAKPAAAPVRSLERMLGFELGGHSWLVEIGQDENQVFGPLDKAIPWFIVFGGLATSMLLAGIVFSLTTSRSRAQVLANKMTVHLRTSERQLEEAQHLASLGSWILDPKTGALQCSEEARRILGFETGSLRSDLPALLLRVPDGDRAAVEQQIAWVSESKERSEFEHRLCLPDGTERWLHVIAQSAEEDGKTLVRGTVRDATRPRKDALRQKLEYKIARLLAADGRAEMVITQALEAVCTDLRWDCGALWSVGEDGAVRCAAAWHADHAPQALRQFVSDSRSLEYGADEGSLGRAWKTTGIVQIDTLAAPHDFARDVLAGQSGLTFGVVVPIVITGSTTALELFGSNTYAVDAETLESLRVIALQIAQYKQRKLAERSLRFMASHDELTGLFNRAALQHELDRAIKRSNRHQKQFAVLFIDLDRFKHINDTLGHGVGDEMIKICGERLTALLREADVVARFGGDEFVLLLENLSSANDAAVLSEKVLACCAEPFAVAGRELHVTASVGVSVYPDDGGDAEALLKNADTAMYRAKEKGRNTFRFYAAKMNAQSTEQLMLESALRRALERGELEMHYQPKMDLQTQRIVGVEALMRWHHPVLGMVPPVKFIPIAEEIGLIVSLGKWSLERACADSRSWQEFGLPEVLMSVNLSPRQFESRTLIADIQAILEASGLKPSLLELEITEGAVMANPERATQLLQTIRDMGVGLAIDDFGTGYSSLSYLKHFPLSTVKIDRSFINDLSQDADARALIDGIITLAHGLRMKVVAEGVETPAQFDYLHSRGCDEAQGYWLCKPVSADEVRNFMARHLRNQFAPTVAA